Proteins from one Lonchura striata isolate bLonStr1 chromosome 28, bLonStr1.mat, whole genome shotgun sequence genomic window:
- the MEF2B gene encoding myocyte-specific enhancer factor 2B produces MGRKKIQISRILDQRNRQVTFTKRKFGLMKKAYELSVLCDCEIALIIFNSANRLFQYASTDMDKVLLKYTEYSEPHESRTNSDILQTLKRKGLGLESHELELDEGPEPPADRGRGLGEGADLARARARFYSPVPLPDAAHGSSPPAAEASLGSGSRSPQGRGRSPAARAAAPKPPGRSPGPPPPGLSYPLFPSAGLSRSLATKTPPLFLGAEGRRGESQGGPASGRSGASAARPLYPALSPGSSGPPSHGLAGFPFLGPAPADFGAGEVLPPPGFLQPPAWQHPRDMAALGAGSRIVPAEEPAAVPGASPQRQAISIKSERVSPGLGCPPGTPQPPLASLATLSEASRAPGDLQPRDDFAKGFPPYAPGPLPLPARRGAPVDPLGNPPVPVAVPPGCPQGHCPPAWGCGSLRPSPSPPNATKPPPLGSARRCGGVGPVAPSPPVPARPRRSPPVPAARPRPAERPGGATRWQQDRERRRPLHPCGPGAVGRPRGAGRAQGTGGGRCAPSQGLVSIYYLRTNKELGASACLLCGFWGQAARLGAARRRWARGERRHPPAPPRDQRRCPPRVSPGSEPLSGVTGQRGSPPLCRAAPTPR; encoded by the exons ATGGGCCGGAAAAAGATCCAGATCAGCCGGATTTTGGATCAGCGGAACCGGCAG GTGACCTTCACCAAGCGGAAATTCGGGCTGATGAAGAAGGCGTACGAGCTGAGCGTGCTGTGCGACTGCGAGATCGCCCTCATCATCTTCAACAGCGCCAACCGCCTCTTCCAGTACGCCAGCACCGACATGGACAAGGTGCTGCTCAAGTACACCGAGTACAGCGAGCCCCACGAGAGCCGCACCAACTCCGACATCCTCCAG ACGCTGAAGCGCaaagggctggggctggagagcCACGAGCTGGAGCTGGACGAGGGCCCGGAGCCGCCCGCGGACCGGGGCAGGGGGCTCGGCGAGGGCGCGGATCTGGCGCGGGCGCGGGCCAGGTTTTAC AGCCCGGTGCCGCTGCCCGACGCCGCCCACGGCAGCTCGCCCCCGGCCGCCGAGGCGTCCctgggcagcggcagccgctccccgcagggccggggccgctcTCCCGCCGCCAGAGCCGCGGCCCCAAAGCCACCGGGACGGTCCCCAGGGCCACCGCCCCCAG gtcTCAGCTACCCCCTGTTCCCCTCCGCCGGCCTGAGCCGCTCCCTGGCCACCAAGACGCCGCCGCTGTTCCTGGGGGCCGAGGGCCGGAGGGGCGAGAGCCAGGGCGGCCCGGCCAGCGGCCGGAGCGGCGCCAGCGCAGCG CGGCCGCTGTACCCCGCGCTCAGCCCGGGCAGCTCCGGCCCCCCGAGCCACGGCCTCGCCGGTTTCCCCTTCCTCGGCCCGGCGCCGGCGG ATTTTGGGGCTGGCGAGGTCCTGCCGCCCCCCGGCTTCCTGCAGCCCCCGGCGTGGCAGCACCCCCGGGACATGGCAGCGCTGGG GGCCGGCAGCCGCATCGTGCCCGCGGAGGAGCCGGCCGCGGTGCCCGGCGCGTCCCCGCAGCGCCAGGCCATCAGCATCAAGTCGGAGCGGGTGTCgccggggctgggctgtcccccgggcaccccccagccccccctgGCCAGCCTGGCGACCCTCAGCGAAGCCTCCCGAGCCCCCGGCGACCTCCAGCCCCGCGACGACTTCGCCAAGGGCTTCCCCCCGTAcgcgccggggccgctgccgctCCCCGCGCGGAGGGGAGCGCCCGTGGAC CCCCTCGGGAACCCCCCCGTGCCCGTGGCGGTGCCACCGGGCTGCCCGCAGGGTCACTGtcccccagcctggggctgcgGCTCCTTGAGACCCTCCCCAAGCCCCCCAAATGCCACCAAGCCCCCTCCTCTCGGCTCTGCCCGGCGCTGTGGCGGTGTCGGTCCGGTGGCGCCGTCCCCGCCGGTCCCCGCCCGTCCCCGCCGGTCCCCGCCCGTGCCAGCAGCGCGTCCCCGGCCGGCGGAGAGGCCGGGAGGTGCCACGCGGTGGCAGCAGGACCgagagcggcggcggccgctccATCCGTGCGGCCCCGGCGCCGTTGGGCGGCCGCGGGGAGCGGGGAGGGCGCAGGGCACGGGCGGTGGGCGCTGCGCCCCCAGCCAGGGGCTCGTTTCTATTTATTATCTCCGCACCAATAAAGAGCTGGGGGCCTCGGCGTGTCTGCTGTGCGGTTTTTGGGGCCAGGCAGCCCGCCTTGGGGCGGCACGGCGCCGATGGGCCCGAGGGGAGAGGCGGCACCCGCCCGCGCCCCCTCGGGATCAGCGTCGCTGTCCCCCCCGCGTGTCCCCGGGCTCGGAGCCACTCTCGGGGGTCACCGGCCAGCGGGGGTCACCCCCGCTCTGCCGTGCGGCTCCCACCCCCCGGtga